In the Dromaius novaehollandiae isolate bDroNov1 unplaced genomic scaffold, bDroNov1.hap1 HAP1_SCAFFOLD_27, whole genome shotgun sequence genome, aaggacactttgtcactgcacaatgactgaccatcctgttttgattctgagtgtctgtgtaacaagcagggctgacttctCTGGAGCCCATGGGTTAGAGGACCCTGTTCCCCGTGGTAGACTCCAAAAgcacagaccaaagcacaagcagaggaggtgaaggaaggtcctgctgttaaggagaaaggacatgtggggagttgctctgagaaatgctgtgggttttgttccaagtcagtcctaacttgtcactatcatttcctccctggacattctcccacagcccagaggcagcaaatgtccaacagcagctccctgcatgagttcctcctcttggcatttgcagacacatgggagctgcagctcttgcacttctccctctttctgggcatctacctggctgccctcctgggcaacggcctcatcatcacagctgtagcctgcaaccaccgcctccacacccccatgtacttcttcctcctcaacctctccctcctcgaccttggcaccatttccaccactgtccccaaatccatggccaattccctgtgggacaccagggccatttcctactcaggatgtgctgcccaggtcttttggtttctcttcttaatttcagcagaatattctctcctcacagtcatggcctatgaccgctacgttgccatctgcagacccctgcactatgggacactcatgggcagcagagcttgtgtcaaaatggcagcagctgcctgggccagtggcttgctcactgctgtgctgcacactgctaacacattttcaatatcactctgccaaggcaacacagtggaccagttcttctgtgaagttccccagatcctcaagctctcctgttcagACTCCTAcatcagggaagttggggttcttGTGGCTGGTGTTTGTTTAGCttttggatgtttcattttcattgtggtgtcctacgtgcagatcttcactgctgtgctggggatcccctctgagcagggccagcacaaagccttttccatgtgcctcccgcacctggccgtggtctccatgtttgtcagcactggcctttttgcctacctgaagcccccctccatttcctccccagctctggatctggtggtgtccaTTCTGTACGTGGtagtgcctccagcagtgaaccccctcatctacagcatgaggaacaaggaactcaaggaggcactgaaaaaaCTGTTTCAACTGAtaccagttcagcagctataagctgccaatccctctttgtaagtgacttgaattcatctcagacaactcttgtgctttgggcactcCCTGTGATAACCAAGTTTGTACAGGAGTGTTTGAATCCATCCCACTTCTGCAGAGGCACAagccctgtctgtctgtctgcctgagaggccttctgtgaatgtgtctgtcactgtgtcagagctggcctgtttctaataaaagggtatttcctcagtgcagtgcttgaaagctggtttcttcttccaaagctggagacaagaattcactcaagggctttcaccatgaaagggcctgttgctttaccagggctctccatgggctcaaggtgatgagctcatgcggtgctgtgttagggaatgaggactgcattcagctctcacttgtgggttcccagtgctcctggaggtgctgaatgatCAAACGCTATCTGCCTGTGtcccctatgacagggctggtgacagatgcccacagtggggaccctgcaggcagagggaagggagcctggagagtggttcatgtcaccttcaatggaaaacactgtgctgcttctagggacacacctgagcacagcctgagccatttgaaatgccctgtgattgctcagagcatcatccacagccacagaccccttggtagggggttgtcaggtgcaatgatgcccgtccagctgggtctgcttctcaccccaaccaccacggccagtgcagagtcaccccatggccctggggcaccacaacccgctcgctctgcagagcagcaccgccagctcggggccctgcggggagcacaggggagggtgcaggaacggccaggcaggccagcactgatgcactcacTGTGGAAAGGCTCTCTGaggagcaggaacctccctggggaagaggaaaggagcaattgtgtgcttgcaaggaagagaaaatagggaaatctATTTCCATGTATGTCAACGaagggcagggggtggtgagcagaggcatttctacacctgctctgagctggctgcctcccacctgcaGTCCCATTTCCTGGACTGGAGAAGAGTGGGGACACACTTACACTGCAGAGGTGGTCACATGGGGACTTGCTTTAGTTCAACAGAATGACATTctgagtgtagcggcagggctggcaggcactggggcCTTCTCCCTCGGTCCAGGAGCCGAGACTTCTGCCCAGTGCTAAGgggctaaaaagaaaattttaggtgcagggagaaaggcagagaa is a window encoding:
- the LOC135326330 gene encoding olfactory receptor 14A16-like, with product LAALLGNGLIITAVACNHRLHTPMYFFLLNLSLLDLGTISTTVPKSMANSLWDTRAISYSGCAAQVFWFLFLISAEYSLLTVMAYDRYVAICRPLHYGTLMGSRACVKMAAAAWASGLLTAVLHTANTFSISLCQGNTVDQFFCEVPQILKLSCSDSYIREVGVLVAGVCLAFGCFIFIVVSYVQIFTAVLGIPSEQGQHKAFSMCLPHLAVVSMFVSTGLFAYLKPPSISSPALDLVVSILYVVVPPAVNPLIYSMRNKELKEALKKLFQLIPVQQL